From the genome of Ananas comosus cultivar F153 linkage group 18, ASM154086v1, whole genome shotgun sequence, one region includes:
- the LOC109723721 gene encoding uncharacterized protein LOC109723721 isoform X2 codes for MVVSSSPKTTYDTWRIIEAYFLDKTASTAFSLKSELRSIKSMSKSDYMQKIKTIGNALQAIGEIESGYNLVMTVLLGLPEEYRDFVSALNTHRNKPTFEQLRPLLMQEETEVQRRTSVTTSSTIPTIDGEALYANRGRGNHGGRGGRYRGGRGQHGRHYSGRGSPGIYPQSQPNYPQQSHIPNQQPYIPKSGIQCQICGKFNHSALQCRQRFNHSFAADEVPQTFAAMNLHEPGEEVWYPDTGASNHMTANSGILSSSKPYSGYEKILVGNGNLLDITQTGETQLNTSSNSFALKNVFVVPAIKRNLL; via the coding sequence aTGGTTGTTTCTAGCTCACCTAAAACTACATATGATACTTGGAGAATTATTGAggcatattttcttgataagaCTGCTTCCACGGCTTTTTCTCTAAAGTCTGAATTGCGGAGCATCAAGTCAATGAGCAAAAgtgattacatgcaaaagatcaAGACGATTGGTAATGCTCTTCAGGCGATTGGTGAAATCGAGTCAGGCTATAATTTGGTCATGACTGTTCTTCTAGGGCTACCAGAGGAATATCGAGATTTTGTTAGTGCTCTAAACACACACAGAAATAAGCCAacttttgaacaacttcgtCCACTCTTGATGCAAGAAGAAACAGAAGTCCAGCGTCGTACTAGTGTGACTACGTCCTCTACTATTCCCACTATTGACGgtgaagctctttatgccaaTCGTGGACGTGGTAATCATGGAGGCCGTGGAGGTAGATATCGTGGAGGCCGAGGACAGCATGGTAGACACTACTCTGGTCGTGGATCTCCTGGAATCTACCCACAGTCTCAACCCAATTATCCTCAACAATCTCACATTCCAAATCAACAACCGTATATTCCGAAGTCTGGCATACAATGTCAGATATGTGGAAAGTTCAATCATTCTGCTCTTCAGTGCAGACAACGCTTCAATCATTCTTTCGCTGCTGATGAAGTTCCTCAGACCTTTGCTGCTATGAACCTTCACGAACCCGGTGAGGAAGTCTGGTATCCGGATACCGGAGCATCAAATCATATGACCGCAAACTCTGGtattctctcatcttctaaaccttatagtgggtatgaaaaaattcttgttggtaatggaaatttacttgatattactcagacaggtgaaactcaattgaatacatcttctaactcttttgctcTTAAAAATGTTTTTGTTGTTCCTGCTATTAAGAGAAATTTACTTTGA
- the LOC109723721 gene encoding uncharacterized protein LOC109723721 isoform X1, with amino-acid sequence MKQPPGFVHPSLPSHVCRLRKAPRDWFQHFTSFLSEIGFVGSTADPSMFVCHSSSGTLFLLLYVDDIIVTGNSSSLLDALIVTLQREFAMKDLGQLHYFLGIEVYRSPSGLHLSQQKYAHQLLQRHSFLDSKPVSTPLSPTSPLSSHEGHLLEDPYSYRQIVGALQYLTFTRPDISYAVNSVAQYLHAPREPHMQAVKRILRYIWGTLFYGLPISHCNNPSFVAFADADWAGSPDTRRSTSRYCIFLGPNLISWSAKKQPTISRSSSEAEYRAVAYTLAETVWIRRLLRDLRVFLWRSLSVFIAIISAPPTLRPILFSMLAQSTLNLTISSCGKRFNLVI; translated from the coding sequence atgaaacaaccacctGGCTTTGTGCATCCTTCACTTCCTAGTCACGTTTGCCGTCTACGCAAAGCTCCTCGGGATTGGTTTCAGCACTTCACTTCCTTTCTTTCTGAGATTGGTTTTGTTGGCAGCACTGCTGATCCCTCGATGTTTGTTTGTCATTCCTCTTCTGGcactctttttctccttttgtatgttgatgatattattgtcaCCGGCAATTCCTCATCTCTTCTCGATGCTCTTATCGTCACTTTACAACGCGAATTTGCCATGAAGGATCTCGGACAGCtgcattattttttgggtattgagGTTTATCGCTCCCCCTCTGGTCTTCATCTATCTCAACAAAAATATGCGCATCAACTGCTTCAGCGACATAGTTTTCTTGACAGTAAGCCCGTTTCTACTCCTCTTTCGCCaacatctcctctctcttcccaTGAGGGGCATCTTCTTGAGGATCCATACTCTTATCGTCAGATAGTTGGTGCTCTCCAATATCTCACTTTCACCAGACCGGACATCTCATATGCCGTCAACTCTGTTGCCCAGTATCTCCATGCACCTCGTGAACCGCACATGCAAGCGGTCAAGCGTATTCTGCGTTATATTTGGGGGACGCTGTTTTATGGCCTTCCTATCTCTCACTGCAACAATCCTTCTTTTGTGGCCTTcgctgatgctgattgggctggttCCCCGGATACACGTCGCTCTACTTCTAGATATTGTATTTTTCTGGGGCCAAATCTTATCTCCTGGTCCGCTAAGAAACAACCCACCATTTCTCGTTCTAGTTCTGAAGCAGAGTATCGTGCTGTAGCCTACACACTTGCTGAGACAGTCTGGATTCGTCGTCTCCTTCGTGACCTTCGTGTTTTCTTATGGCGCTCTCTATCAGTATTTATTGCGATAATCTCAGCACCACCTACCTTGCGGCCAATCCTGTTCTCCATGCTCGCACAAAGCACATTAAACTTGACCATCAGTTCTTGCGGGAAAAGGTTCAATCTGGTGATTTGA
- the LOC109723721 gene encoding uncharacterized protein LOC109723721 isoform X3, producing MVVSSSPKTTYDTWRIIEAYFLDKTASTAFSLKSELRSIKSMSKSDYMQKIKTIGNALQAIGEIESGYNLVMTVLLGLPEEYRDFVSALNTHRNKPTFEQLRPLLMQEETEVQRRTSVTTSSTIPTIDGEALYANRGRGNHGGRGGRYRGGRGQHGRHYSGRGSPGIYPQSQPNYPQQSHIPNQQPYIPKSGIQCQICGKFNHSALQCRQRFNHSFAADEVPQTFAAMNLHEPGEEVWYPDTGASNHMTANSGQGNREGASSMS from the exons aTGGTTGTTTCTAGCTCACCTAAAACTACATATGATACTTGGAGAATTATTGAggcatattttcttgataagaCTGCTTCCACGGCTTTTTCTCTAAAGTCTGAATTGCGGAGCATCAAGTCAATGAGCAAAAgtgattacatgcaaaagatcaAGACGATTGGTAATGCTCTTCAGGCGATTGGTGAAATCGAGTCAGGCTATAATTTGGTCATGACTGTTCTTCTAGGGCTACCAGAGGAATATCGAGATTTTGTTAGTGCTCTAAACACACACAGAAATAAGCCAacttttgaacaacttcgtCCACTCTTGATGCAAGAAGAAACAGAAGTCCAGCGTCGTACTAGTGTGACTACGTCCTCTACTATTCCCACTATTGACGgtgaagctctttatgccaaTCGTGGACGTGGTAATCATGGAGGCCGTGGAGGTAGATATCGTGGAGGCCGAGGACAGCATGGTAGACACTACTCTGGTCGTGGATCTCCTGGAATCTACCCACAGTCTCAACCCAATTATCCTCAACAATCTCACATTCCAAATCAACAACCGTATATTCCGAAGTCTGGCATACAATGTCAGATATGTGGAAAGTTCAATCATTCTGCTCTTCAGTGCAGACAACGCTTCAATCATTCTTTCGCTGCTGATGAAGTTCCTCAGACCTTTGCTGCTATGAACCTTCACGAACCCGGTGAGGAAGTCTGGTATCCGGATACCGGAGCATCAAATCATATGACCGCAAACTCTG GACAAGGAAATAGGGAAGGAGCTTCTTCGATGTCCTAG